ACAATCTCATTACATCCAGCAACTGATAAAAATATGgaggaaaaagcaaaaataaaaatacaataatgaaaacagaaaacgtTTTTCAGAACCGCTTGTACCAagacaaaaaacagcaaacagggaCCTCTCTCTTTTTCTAACATTGGACTTCCTTTCTCAATCAAGTGGTATTTAATCAAATGGTGTGAGGGCTAATacaaaaataagagaaaaataaactcGTTAACTCCCCGGCCCTGCAGGGTCAAGGAGCTCCAGAGgtgaggaaaaggaaaaaggaggaggaagagacgGAAAAGGAAGGTGGCGGACgggaggaggatgaggaagaCAAAGGCAGAGGGAGTGAGGAGTGTGAGGGGCAGAGGGGAATCAAGTTGTTGGCTGTTGGTGGCAGTCTCACTGGGCCTCGTCCTCAACGTCTTGCACTGTTTCTTTGTTCTGTTCCTCACCTGGTGGACAGAAAACACACTGTTAGAGTGGGTCCAAGAAGAAATGCTCCCcccataacaaaaaaaaaaaatgcaggcaGGTCTACATTTTGTGTACAAGCATCTTAACCCAGACAAAGAAAGTGAAGGAAGGCCACGTGAGGTTCATTTTTGATGCCCATGAAagtaaaaaagacatttttaggaaagaaacaaactaaaatataGTCAGAAAACTGGAGAGTGGGAGCAAAGCTGCATTCCAAGATCTCAGCTCAACATGTATGTAGGAGTTCTCTCTGGACCCGACCCAGACAGTTCCATCTTGGGGCAGATACATCCACTAAGCTATAAATGGCTGAGCTAACCAGTGCTGGAGAGGTCTAACTGCAACATAATTACTGGCATGAATTTTCTGAACAGCCCGGCTCATGTTGGGTTGCAGAGATATTTCTGGAGAGAAAGCGTTAGGTTTTAAACAGGCATTAAGGAATGTCCTGATCCAGGCCTAAGGGTCCTGATCAATGCATTTTTAGATGCTCAGAATCAGAGTCGGATTTTATTGTAGCCACATCATGAGTGAGCTACTTGGCTAACGTTTTTTTAATTACACCCTAATTTGATGTGAATGGCTTGCTAACTGTTTTCCGGGTCAAGTGCATTGTTCTGGTGAACGAACAATTCTTGGTTTTCCACTAAGATCTCAGTGCTTTTTAGCCTTCACAATAAGAATTGCTGAAAAATGAGGGGAGTTATTTCAATTACTTTAGCCTCTTTTTTCAGTAGTACCTAATCTGCTCGACTTGGTTTTTAGCGTCTATTCGGCCGAGTCGAACTGAAACTGTGACATCAAAAGCTTGCCGGTCACGGATTGGCCAGGGGGTCACATCACTGGCTAGGTCACAAGAGCGACTCTGATACGAGagtcatttttaaaaacctgCAACAACAGCTGAGCGTATTCCGAGCTTTAGGGAAAGTAGCAACATAGAAATCAACACCGTGGTCCAACGATGTGGTGCAGAAATTTCTGCAAACAAATATCATCATGTTACTTTTCAGACCACCCCACCCACATTGAGGTGGAACTCCACTGTAACGTAAAAGAACACGAACTGTCGAGTTCGGGTCGAGTTGAGCCAAGCAGGTACTAATGAAAATAAGATGATTGGACTCAGTATTGGCAAATCCCAAGTCTTAAAATGGAGGGAATCATAGGGAACCTCCTTTTTAGGCAATGCAAAAATTGCTCTAgtgtttaaaatattgcattaaaCTAAATACAGATCGCTTTACAAATGTTTGGTAATTTATTAGTATTACAGAAATATTCTAACTAATGATTAGTGTAACTCTGTATAATGTTGAACAGTTTAATCTGCATGAACTTTAACCTTAAACAATCATTTTagcaatatttatataaaaaagaaatcacattGTTTTCAGCATACTGCCAAACAAAAGGCCCAAGACTAGAAATGGGTGATTGAAtgtaaagtccaaaaatgtagacgattacaaaacaaaaagttgGTTCTGAATACTCAGCAACGGACTTCAACACCTTCTGCATGCAACAAAACACAATAGGTTCTGGTGTGGTGCTACCATTCAGGTAAACCGTTACAGGGTGGTACCATTTTGCTTCAATGGAAAATCTCACAAAACTCAATCCACTTTCAGTCAGCGTGACTTCATCCATCTAAAAGCCATTCAAGAAGCTCTCACTGGGGCTGCACAATAAAGCAAAGATATTTTCATCATTGTAATATCAGTGAGCATCATATCAATAGTGCTGAAACTGCTTGGACCACCATGTTTAGGTTAGTGAATCATCTAAGTGCCATGCACTCATACTATGTAGGCCAGTAAAATACTTGGCAATGCTTGTTGTTTAGAGCAGTAGAAAAAAGTttaacaggaacatgaagccATTAGGAACTTTCTTCCATTGCAGCTGTAGCCAGATCTGAACTTATTATCAAAACCAAATGGAATGGAGTAATATTGTTAATTTGGTATCCATTTCTAAAGGCTACTCACTATCTGGGATCTATGTTTTATCAATATCATGCAGCCCTTGCTCCGAcaacttaatttatttttttttttttactttatggcTTGCCCCAGATAACATTATGGTTACCTGGGTTAAAAAGCAACCACCAACTCcagagcaaaaacaagaaaaactatttGCTGCAGTAAAAGTTGGCATTAAAGAAAGATTTCACTGGGGACTTTGGACTGCATATGAAACTGGGACCAGATCCTTCTACAATAAACAGAGATGCCTTAAAACAGAGGCCCCCACCCACCAGGCCACGAACCGTTACCGATCCTTAGGTCGTTTTGGTTCTTCTCACACCatgaaagtcctttggtccactTGTTTCATCTGGACCAAAAGCaaactttcattttttatttgtttggtgcAGCCCGCTTTCACTCTGtattttttgcaagtgaactatagTGTAATTATAGCCACACACGTGAACATCGTTGCttccattggacagaaatgactagGGTGGGAAAGAGCACAGATCTGGAAATGAAGGAAAACTATCATATGCCTGGTTCAAACGACAGGATTTTTAAGCAGATTTGTGGCCCAATCTTCCCCTTCCGACATGCtcttatgagatattcctgctgtgtgtagtgtgttaagagtgatctagtctgctcggaAGGATGACGGGACCGCTCCGACTTCAAATCAGGGacattcaacatgttggattgtcttggcccgATATCTTTCTGTGTGGGGTGTTCCGCGAAGACAATCGAACACAGCCTGTTTGAATGTGACgtatagccaatcagaaagcgaggTGACAGAAACTCGGaagggaattactctgaactcacgttTGATCTCGAGAGGGTTTGTGGGGTTTCCcgtctgacatctgaatgttcATGAgtgatatctgttggtgtgtggtGTGTTGGGCTTGCCGTCTGGCTGGGAACCACACAttgtaggaccaaacctgttgTATCTATGATTTTTTAATCATGTGTGGGGTCTCTGTGGTTTTCAAAATCAACAAATCTTGCTGAGTGAACTAGGCAATAGAAGTAATGCTTGATGCATTTCCGCTCTGCATATTTCGCAGTAATTGCAACTGCAAAAATCATTGCGTGTGTCAGGAGCAGCTCATTTAACGCAGGTTTCACAACATTCTATTTCTAATTAGCTGACCCCCTCATCGCCTCAGGTACgggtgaaatattatttaagctTACCAAACAGCTCTTTAGCTTCACACCACATGTAGGCAGCGGAGCACACGTTAACGTCACTGGCTTTATTATACCAAGCAGCAGCACATGCTAATAACAAGACACATAACTACATATGACTGGATCAGCACCACACAAACATGAGTGAGGGCAAGCAGAATTATCCAAGCCAAGTGCACTTCCTCTCTGCATGTGGTGGAGGATCCAACGATACAGCATCTCAATATGAGCCACAACATCCAACTGACTgagtgacagacagacagacagacagacagacagacagacagacagacagacagacagacagacagacagacagacagacagacagacaggtgagTGGACACAGGTAATAAACTATAAGTGAGTTGGTGCAGAGAAGTAAAAGAAGGCAGCTGTGAGTACACAAACACGTAGAGCAAGGTGTGGGTTGACAACACTTACAAAGCACAGTTAACATGAGAAATGAACAGCTTTGATTCCTTTAGGACTCTACAGCAGAGggaatgagagagagagacatgaTGAACCATCAGTGTGAAACCCCCTGGGCTCCGTTCTCCTCAGAAGGCAGAGCTGGGAACGATGTCACACCTGGGTCAGAAAACTGCTGTGCTCAGTGACAGCCACGGATTAAAATGAGATGCAGCCTTTCAGAAATGCAAAGAAACTGTTGGTTCTAGCAGTGCTCCATATTGCTTAGTCAcctggcagccatattggatttttatATCGACGTTGGAGAGAGACCTCTGGTTTCAAAGGTCAGGCTACAGCTTTtctgtggatgtttttttttaaatctggaaCTGAAATTATTATTTCCAAGTGAAAATGGAAAAGAGGGTAGTTTGAACGGCAAGATGGAATTCATTTCAATTAGTCTTTATTAACCCTGGAGGGAAACTAGACATTGCGGGAGCTATAGATGGTTACAGCTGTGGGCAGGACGGATCTCCTGTAACAGTCTGTGTTGCAGCAGgttctgaagaagcctctgactgaagacacaaaTAAGGTccgattttttttaaagatttgtgcaactagtggcctttattcattTATCAGACAAGAAGAGGGCTGATGCTTTGAGGACTAAGCCTCTGTATGTGAGGCAGCTGCTTTACTGCAATACCACGTGCCTGAGGAACGAatgctatttttaaaagaacatcAGCCTTTACAGGTGGAATCACCTTTAATAGTCCACCTGTACTCAGAAAGGAGAATGGTCTCAATTTAGAATGCAGTGTGTTTTACAGAGGAGTCCTGAAAAGCAGGGTGGGAtggttcattttatttattaacgcAATAGACGGTACCACAAAGGTTAGGGTTAGAAGGTTGGAAATACGACTGAAATCACAATCTTGTGTTTGCTTGATCAATAACGGGGTAGTTGGGAATTTTCTCTTCTTTAAAACCAGCACAAATGTCAAAAGGAAGTGTTGAAGCAAGCAAAGAAATCAACACTGGACCTGCACCATTCTATAATCAACTCCTGCATGGGTTCTTAACAGCAGCTAAAAAGGTCACAACACTGAACGGAGGGGGGGGCGAAGTAGACCCAGTAAAGTCCATAAGATGGGATTGTTGAACAGGTTTAACACTCAGACATTATTGTGCCTACGCTCAGTGATGAACACACCCTTTGGTTCCTCAATCCAGCAGCATGTTCTAAAAGCACACACAACCCTAAGATTGGACTGACTGCATTGATTAATATTATGTGATTGACAGAAAGCGGGCCATAAAGGTAGGACTGTGTTTACGGTTCCGGAGACAATCGTCCCAGCTGTACAATGATCCCCAGCAGCGAAACAAttccattttgttttagattaaatGAACCTGTCTAGAGTGTAATGTACCCTTTGTTACAAGCCAAGCAGTCCTTTCCAACAAGTAGGCTGCTCCTGTCCTCACCAAGTAGGTTTCACTGAACAACAGCACTTATTAGTCCAATGATAATTTTAAAGGAGTTAGCTctgattttcaaatattttcaaagtaaaccagttcaaaccaaaaaaaaaaaacatacttgtATGATCATAATTTTACTTTGAAAGGATTACAAAAGAAGGTTATCTAAGAAATTTACTTTAAGagtcttttttttctcagcGTCACCACATTCTTGCTgaggaggagggattgctgcactGACACGATGCCAACGCCTTTAACAACCGGCATTACAGGATTACCAGAGTTTGATTCTAAATGCACAATATATATCAAATCTGATATCGCAACATCACAGCAGGTAATATGTATATGACAAAGAATCGcccaaagtgtaaaaaaaaagttagctCATTATTTAAGTACCATAAATTCAGGTTCTGTATGCCTGAAATACATTTGGTGGATAGATTACTTCATATCTGAGGCCTGTTTGCTTTGAACGCAAAGCAGAAGCATATTAACAggtttttgattatttatcgCAGGCCGTATCATTAGTGCAACATTCAGCAGTGTAATGGCATTTCACACGTTCTCATAATATCAGGCAACCCCTGTGCAATACATTTTACTTTACTTACTGAATTCCCTGGTAATAAATGTAGATGTACAAGACAGAACTTtaaaggagatccttcctgctcagCTCTAACCAGCTAGAATGACTCAAGTCTGTATGGGATtgcttacagtgccttgcgaaagtactcggcccccttgaacttttcaaccttttgccacatttcaggcttcaaacataaagatataaaataaaaaatttttgtgAACAATCAACAAGAGGGACACAATCGTgcagtggaatgaaatttattggacgtgtcaaacttttttaacaaataaaaaactgaaaagtggggcgtgcaatattattcggctcctttactttcagtgcagcaaactcactccagaagttcagtgaggatctctgaatgatccaatgttgtcccaaatgactgatgatgataaatagaatccacctgtgtgtaatcaagtctccgtataaatgcgagagttcgtgaacagcagtcttcagttctttccacagattctcgattggattcaggtctgtactttgacttggccattccaacacctggatacgtttatttgtgaaccattccattgtagatttggctttatgttttggatcattgtcttgttggaagataaatctccgtcccagtctcaggtctcttgcagactccaacaggttttcttccagaatggtcctgtatttggtcccatccatcttcccatcaattttgaccatcttcactgtccctgctgacgaaaagcaggcccaaaccatgatgctgccaccaccatgtttgacagtggagatggtgtgttcagggtgatgagttgtgttgcttttacgtcaaacatattgttttgcattgtggccaaacagttcgattttggtttcatctgaccagagcaccttcttccacatgtttggtgtgtctcccaggtggtttgtggcaaactttaaacgagtctttttatggatatctttgagaaaggactttcttcttgccactcttccataaaggccagatttgtgcagtgtacaactgattgttgtcctatggacagactctcccacctcagctgtagatctctgcagttcatccagagtgatcatgggcctcttggctgcatctctgatcagtcttctccttgttcgagatgaaagtttagagggatggccgggtcttggtagatttgcagtggtctgatactccttccatttcaatatgattgcttgcacagtgctccttgggatgtttaaagcttgggaaatctttttgtatccaaatccggctttaaacttctccacaacagtatctcggacctgcctggtgtgttccttggtcttcatgatgctctctgcgctttgaacagaaccctgagactatcacagagcaggtgcatttatacagagacttgattacacacaggtagattctatttatcatcatcagtcatttgggacaacattggatcattcagagatcctcactgaacttctggagtgagtttgctgcactgaaagtaaaggggccgaataatattgcacgccccacttttcagttttttatttgttaaaaacgtttgacacgtccaataaatttcattccactgcacgattgtgtccctcttgttgattcttcacaaaaaatttgaattttatatctttatgtttgaagcctgaaatgtggcaagaggttgaaaagttcaagggagtGCGAACAGCCTTTTACCTAAAAGAGGATTAAATTACTTAGACTAGGTCATGACAATATTTCAAGCTTCCAACATCAGAGCTAAAGCAGAACCAAGGGATTGGAGACTGTGAAGGTACTCATCCCATCCACCTGTAAGGCTAACATTAGCTCCGTCAGCTGCAGTGAATCGCTACAGCTTGTTATTAGAGGAACCGACTGCTTCTCAGAAGGTGTAACCATTAACCACAGTAACAGGTACTGAAATTTCCCCTGAATGGTTATAAAAGCAACATTAGCAACATCTGCACTTCCCTGTCTGCGTTGGTTACACAGTGTGGAGAAATTTTCTCCCTTTAATAGTGGAAGAATAATGCCCGATAACATACACTATACTgccaaaaagtatttgtctagTTTTATATGAACTATGATGACTtcttattcttaatctataaggtccagtttgttgatggacccaccgttgccagcaatagcaactttaactattctgttaCTATTCTTCCTCAAGGttcaggagtgtgttcatagttagatgagaaaccagaactgcagcctccgcTCTAAATTattccaaaggtgttcaagaaggttgaggtcaagaCTCGGTGGAGATCAGTCAAGTTTcttcacaccaaactttatacacccgCAGCTCTGGAAGTGACTGGAACACCAGGATTCATTGATTAGGTGGTGGGACCCAATACTGTGGGCTATATAGCGTATTTGGTCCTTATATTCTTTATTTCTTGAATTGGCTGCCAGACTAAAACACCAGATATTACTTAAAGGGGGCATCATTTCAGGACTGGCCTAAACATGACTGTGAGAGAGAAAAGCAAACCCAAAACTAACAATCACAAATGTAATACCTTATAACGATTTACCTGTTGCACCAGCGAGCCCTGTGGGCCTGCGCTCAGATCTAAATAGGAGCAGCTAATCTAATAATGACGCTGATCTGTTGTGGCTAGTTTTGGCTAGTGGAAAATCCCTGCTGTTAAGACTTGTATCGAagcaaatggaaaataaaatgtttagacGAGGACACGACTTTTAAACATGACGTTACAGGAAAGACATTAGTTTGACAAAAATCCAAGTTTTAAAGGTTTCAAAGTATCTATACTCCACTGTGAAACCAAACAGCAGCAGGAGATGAGGGAGGTAGCTGACATGTGTCACCAGCTGCATGGCAACAAGGCAGCAGACTGAGCGGTTCGTCACAGCATCATAAAAACACCGCTACGAAGCTAAATGAAAGAATTTCTTACCCTCTCCCTGCATATCTGAAGTCCATAGTGTCAGGTTGTCACGTAACAACTGCATGATAAGTGTGGAGTCCTTGTAGCTTTCTTCGCTCAGCGTGTCCAGTTCTGCGATGGCGTCATCGAATGCAGCCTTCGCCAACCTGAGCAAACACAGCCCTGATTAAAACCTTTTGTCCTCATGTCGGACCAACATGCTGATCCCCCCGAACAAAGCATCGGAGATGGTGTCTGTGTGGCAGCGCGGCGAGTGGACACGGATCAGCTCATATTTATCAGCATGAAACAAATGTTCCATCATCTGTTAAAAAGGgtcaaaatttgttttatttcacaacTCAACTTGGTAGACCATTTCTATACAGAAACATTTATCTCTAATTAATGTTTTACAACACACATCATGATCTATTCATTGAAATCTGACGTCATAATTAATCTGTtgaccattttttttattgaccaATTAATAATGGGAtcgcaaaaggtgcttaataggagattttattttacagaatttgaaccaggtggagctaaAGCTCGGACACTTCAGGAGTtttggatagagcatatttacagataaaggtttttcatatttattgtaaaatgtatatatttttcgTTCAATtctggcctaattactgcttcgagagggttgttctttcagcaaatgggaTGTTATAGAGCAGGGGTCCCTAACTAtaatagcaggaggtccactaccTTCATCATCTAAACACTTTCaggtccaaacattttaaatcaactgacaaaaatattttctttcatttttatttaacattcaaTTAAAACTGGAGATTTAGTTTTTCtaactactgatcaattattcatatgcccatgaaatcatctgctgaacagagTGCAATCCAATTAAAGAACCAATGTTTAATGCACTTTGAATGGCTCAGTCTAGCTGGGTCAGTACATCTTGGTAGAacagttctgctctccttgCTCTTGCTTCACCTTTTCTGCcagttgttgtccttcttttccatctaaaagtgtttctgccacagcttccatgcactctgTGATCATTTCCAGGTCAGTGAacggctttttgtgttttcctaaactTCACTGGACTTGCAGTGAGTGTAAGTTAGCTGTTGTGCTGTAAGAGACGTGTTATCAGCCGTGTAGCTCGCTCATGCTGTCCCCTCACttcattcattctccttgtCCTACCGTCAGACCCAGGCTGATAGCTTTGATTGAAGTTCTTATGTTTGGTTTTATAATGTGTCTAGATTTCAACTCTTTATAAGTCTAGCTGATTCAGAACCAGTAAGACAGGCTGGGCTAACACCCTAAAGAAATTAAATGGAAAGCATTTGCTTCGGTCCagtcatctttaaatgtgtgagtTTCGTAATCCTCTTGACATATTTTTGAcaaagccatcttcttttactcactcatctgtgcaccaaGTCATTGTACTCTGAGCAAGCATGAGCTCCTAGGCTAGTAACTTAGCAACCAACGTTCAAGGACACCGGAGTCTGTttactccagttaacgattattgcATTTACTAAATTAATTAAAGATTGTTTCAATAATCGATAAATCTGATTAACTGCTTTGGCCATATTAAATATGCAAACCGTAAAACCAAAATGACACCTTTTATACTTTCTAGAATATGTAACTTTTTCTGTATTTACTGATGCACATTAATAATTCATCTaaatttttatgatttatttattgaactGTAGCACTATTAGAACTCTAAACTGACCCCAGTAGTTTGTCACAGTCTGATGCTGAGTAACAAGCAGGCTGAGGTGTGGTGCCCAACTAACAAACAGAGTTCTGAAGTGTCAGCTGCGCAGAGAAAGGCATCAGGGACGCTGAAATCCACAGCGAGATTGTTTAGAAGAGGCGCTCACCTGCAGGCGCGGTCAGGGGAGTTGAGGATCTCGTAGTAGAAGACGGAGAAGTTGAGAGCGAGGCCAAGGCGGATGGGGTGTGTGGGTGGCAGCTCCAACATGGCGAGGTCCGTGGCGGTTTTGTAGGCCACCAGGCTGTTTTCCGCCGCCTCCTTTCTGTTGTTGCCGGTGGCAAACTCTGCCAGGTACCTGTGGTAGTCCCCCTTCCTAGAGACGGGAGGGGGGGACCAGGATGACATTACCAATCACTCTCAGATCTGTGCAGCAATGTTACAATTCAGCTTCTGTGCCGAGATGTTCTTCATAGTTGGTAAGTAAACAAAGTGTCGCGttagttttttttggtttattttaagcAATTTTTGAACAATCGGCTTTATATAAATTGATTATATGCTGCTTTAAAAGCCCAGAAAACATTTAACGCTATTAAAAAGTGTCAACAGGTTCTGTTTTAGACTGAAATCCTGTCTAGTGTGAAGCTTTCCACTCTTCTAGGATCCGAACTTAGCAAACTGGTGACTGGCTGCTGCGTTTTGCCCAGGTGCCATATGACACAATGCTGAATCTTTGCTTTCAGGTAGAGTAACAACCATAAACATCAGGTGGTTCTCTAGGTGACGAAAGCAAACCATTCTGAAGACTGAAAGTAAAAAGGTTCCGCTGTATACATCCGTTTCCAATTATCACTGTTAGAAACGTGTTGAAGGAAAGAGAGCGAACAAAGTTTTgtctaaaacatgcaaaagatgaatatattgagaaataaaacaGGGTTGgtttgtgaaacatggaggtttTCATGGCCGACCAAGCTGAAAACCTGGCGACTCGATTCACTGGCTGAGTACATCGTGGtgtttaatccctaactgctGGTACTGCTACAGACAGTGAAGACAAAGCCTGTACGGCTGTTGAGCCTCTCTGCATTAAAGCAATCGCTATCTTATTCATCATCCTTTCTAATAATGCACTGAATTAAAGTTAACATTAAAAGTCAAAGTTTTGTGCTATAAAACAGATCTTTAAAGTTCTACTAAATATAGAATAGgtgttttaatcattttcctGTAAAGCAGGTAGTGAGCGCCAGAGAGAATTCATTTATTAACCCAATGCCCAACATTCAGAGCAGAAAGCACCTACATTTTGTTGTAGAAGACCTTAGACTCCCCCATGGCTGCTGAGGGGAGTAGGTGTCTATCCAGCGCATCTAGGATGTCTCCACAGATAGACTTCAGCTCCTTCTCCACCTGCCAGCAAACACAAAACAGTCACTCACCAGGCCAGAAACATTCTGAGC
This genomic window from Girardinichthys multiradiatus isolate DD_20200921_A chromosome 18, DD_fGirMul_XY1, whole genome shotgun sequence contains:
- the ywhae1 gene encoding tyrosine 3-monooxygenase/tryptophan 5-monooxygenase activation protein, epsilon polypeptide 1, producing MGEREDLVYQAKLAEQAERYDEMVESMKKVAGMDVELTVEERNLLSVAYKNVIGARRASWRIISSIEQREENKGGEEKLKMIREYRQTVEKELKSICGDILDALDRHLLPSAAMGESKVFYNKMKGDYHRYLAEFATGNNRKEAAENSLVAYKTATDLAMLELPPTHPIRLGLALNFSVFYYEILNSPDRACRLAKAAFDDAIAELDTLSEESYKDSTLIMQLLRDNLTLWTSDMQGEGEEQNKETVQDVEDEAQ